ACACGCTGGCGCGTTTCGTCCGGCTGCCCGAAAATCGCAGTGCCTGGTTGGCCATCCAACGGGAAGTTCGACGCATGGTGCGCGGTCGGCGATCCAGCCGATTGCTCTGTCTGCATGGCGGCCCTGGTACCGGCAAAACGCATCTCGCCAGCGGCATGCTCGAACGAGTCATGCAGCAACTTCCCGGCGTGTCGGTTCGCCAACTTTCCGCCGCCGATTACGAACGACTTTCCGCCGAGGGTCGGCCCGGCTCCACCATCGGCACCTCGCAGGCATCCTTCCGCATGGAAGAATCCGCTGGCGATTCCTCTGGCACCGTCGCGGGCGAATCGCCGGATCTGCTCGATGCTCAAATCGAACTCGAATCCTTGCGAGACTGCGACCTGCTCGTCGTGGAAGATCTGCAACATTTAAGCGACCGTGCCAGTGCCTCGTTATCCAATCTGTTCGATCATCGCCAAAGTCGCGGGCGGGGAGTGGTGCTGACCTGCTCGCCAGGGCCAGGGTTGCTGACGCATCTGTCTCGACGGCTGACCAGTCGCATGGCGGGCGGGTTGGTGGTGCATCTGGAGCCGCTTTCGCCGCGCAGCCGTCGTCGCATGGTTCGCCAATGGATTGAATCACGCCGTCTGCATGTGACACCAGCGGTCATTCATTGGATTGCGGATCATGGGCAAGGTGGCGGAGCGCGGCCGCTCTTGGGGGCGGTGAATCAATTGGAACAGCTCGCCCGATTGCATCCCCCGCCATTGGATCTGCCGTTGGTCACTGGTCCGGCGTTGAATCTGCCATTGGAATCGGGCAGCGACTTGGAACGCATCGCCTTCCGAGTTGCCGAGCAGTATCGGTTGCCGTTGGCGCTGGTGCGCTCCCGAAGTCGGCATCAGCACGCCGTTCTCCCGCGGCAGGTGGCGATGTATTTGGCGCGGCAAATCACCAATCATTCGCTGGTTCAGATTGGCGGATATTTTGGCGGGCGAGATCATGCCACGGTCTTGCATGCGTGTCGTAAAATGGAGCAACGGCTCGAAACCGACGTTGGCTTTGTGGCGATGATCCGATCGTTACAATCAGAATTATCGTAATGGTTTACCAAGTCCATGCCGATACTAACGCTGTGGAAAACTTGGCGCGCGATTGATGCGCCAGCGCCGCGCGTCGATGCGCAGTTGGCATTCGAAATCACTCGCGTTGACTGGCTCGAATTGGCGCACCGATGCGCATCAGTTGCGCGGCAGATGCGCACCAGGTTTTCCACATTAGCCCAATTGCCGTAACTCCTTCTCCACGAATCATTTCGTGCAATCGAGTGCGGGTTACAAGCGCAATTGGGCTTCGCCTTACTGTCAACACGGTATTTTTAAATGAGAGAACTATCTCTCTTTATTCTCCGGGGCACAGCTCAAGGAAAGAACCCATGAAGCTCCAGTGTCAGCGAGATGGATTGTTGCTGGCTTGCCAGCTCGTGGGAGTGGCCGTTGCAGGACGCACCCCGTTGGCCATTCTGAGCAACATCAAAGCCATCGCCGATAATGATCGATTGATCCTCATGGCCACCGACCGCGAGATCGGGATCCGCTATGTGCTGCAAGGCGTGCAGATCGACCTGGGAGGAGAAGCCATCTTCCCGTTCAACCGATTGGTGTCGATTCTCCGCGAAGCCAGCTCGGACAATATTCAGATCGAAGCCGACGCCAATCGCATGATGGTCACCGTTGGCAGCAGCGAATACGAAATGGCGACGGAGAACCCCGCCGAGTTCCCGGACATTCCGACATTTGAAACGCCGCAATCGCATGAACTGACTGCGGGTGTGTTGCGTCAGATGATTCGGCAGACGGTTTTTGCCGCCGCCAAGGAATCGACCAAGTACGCCATGACCGGCGTGCTTTGGGAAGTAGACGAAGACAAGGCCCGACTGGTGGCCACGGATAGCAAGCGATTGGCACTCATCGAAGGGCCAGCCGTGGTGCATGGAACGGTGGAGAAATCCGGCCATACGCATCTGGTGCCCACCAAGGCCATGTCGCTGTTGGAAAAGAACCTCAACGATGCCGATGAGCGGGTGCAGGTTTGTCTGCGGCCCAACGAGGTGCTGTTCCAGACGGAAAAGGCTACGATTTATTCGCGGCTCGTCGAAGGACGGTTTCCGCCGTATAAAGACATCATCCCCAAGAAGATGAACGCCAAAATTCCGCTCCCGGCTCAAGAGTTTCTGGCCGCCGTCAAACAAGCGGCGATCATGACCGAAGAAGAGAGCAAGCGTGTTCGCTTCGAATTCGAGCCGGGCAAGCTGAAGCTGTTTGCCCAAGGCAACGCCACTGGCCGCTCGAAAGTCGAACTCCCGCTGGAATTCGATGGCCCGGCATTGGAAATCAACTTTGATCCATCGCTATTGGTCGAGATGCTCCGGGTGTTGGAACCCGAACAGGAGCAAATCGCCCTGGAGTTGGTGGACAGCACCCGCCCTGCGGTATTTCGCTGTGGCCCACACTATCTCTATTTGGTGATGCCGCTGTCATGAATCGACGTCGATCCAAAAGCTCGCCCGAACCCGCGCCGCAGTTGCCCGTGTTTCCGAATCCCTCGGCCCGACCAGCCGGGGGGACGGGGATTCCGGGTGGCACATCGGGCGGTGCTACGGGGCAACCCAATCGTCGGCCGAGCTTGCGGATCGATCCCCCGGCTTCCGACTCCAGATCCGGTCCCGAGAAATTCGGCGACATTCTGGGCAAACTATTCGCCGCTCGCGGTTGGGGGCGACAGCAGGAACGCAATCGCCTGGAACGCGCCTGGGCGGAATCGGTCGCCGAGGTCGCCGGCGCGGATGTCCCCATTCATACACGCGTGCTGGGGTTGAAACGCGGTTTGCTCGAGGTGGAAGTCGATAGCCCGGTGCGATTGCAAGAGCTGGCCCAATTCCACAAGCGGCGATTGTTGGAACAACTTCGCAGTCGAATGGGCGGAACCACGATTTCCGACTTGCGTTTCCGCGTGGGAGTTTGGAAAACGAAAGGAGCGTAATTCCGCTTCCTTCCGTGCCGAGCGTTCATGATGCCGCCGTTGAATCAACTTCTCGCCGATCTCGTCTCCATTCCCAGTGTTAACCCCATGGGCCGTCCTGCGGATGGTCCTCTTTTTTTTGAAAATCGCGTTACCGATTATCTGGAACAATTCTTCCGCAATCTTGGCGTGCCCTACGAACGCCAACCCGTGGCCCCCTTGCGCGACAATATCGTCGCCCGATTCGATTCTCCGGGGGCGACTCGCACCTTGCTTTGGGAAGTCCACCAAGACACGGTCCCCGTGGATGCGATGGTCATTGACCCCTTCGCCGCCGAAATTCGGGATGGGCGGCTGTACGGTCGTGGTGCCTGCGATGTCAAAGGTAGCATGGCGGCGATGCTGACGGCGTTCGCACGCTTGGTGCGGGAAAAACCTGCCGGGGCGTGCAACGTCATTCTGGCCTGCACCGTGGATGAGGAGCACACCTTTCTGGGGGTGCAAGAGCTGATGCGCCGCGGGGTGCAGGCCGAGGCCGCGATTGTCGCCGAACCCACGGGGTTGAACATCGTCGATGCGCACAAGGGCGTTACCCGTTGGAAACTGACCACGCCGGGACGAGCCTGCCACAGTAGCCGTCCGGATTTGGGTGTGAACGCCATCTATCGCATGGGGTTGGTGTTGGAAGCCACCGCACGCTATGCCCAGCAGCTTTCGGCATCTCGAAGCGAACCGCGTCTGGGTGTCCCGACCATCTCCGTGGGCCGAATCGAAGGCGGAGTCAGCGTCAATACGGTGCCGGATGTGTGCACCATTGAAGTGGATCGGCGATTGTTGCCGGGCGAAAGCGGAGCCGCCGCTCACGAAGACCACCTCGCCTTTCTGCGATCCCAGCCCGGAATCGACTTTGAATTGCTGTCGAAACCGTGGATGGCATGTCCGGCGTTATCCAACGAATTGTCTGCGAAAATCACTGCGCAACTCGGCCAAGCGATCGATGCCGTGGTGGGATCGCACTCGGTTTTTGCCGTTCCATTTGGGACCGATGCCTCGACGATTGCCGAGTATGGCATTCCCGCTGTGGTGTTCGGACCGGGTAGTATTGACCAGGCCCACACCAATGATGAGTGGATTGAGCTGTCGCAGGTGGAAAAAGCGGTGGAAATCTTGCTAGAAGTGGTGCAAGGACGCAGTTCTGTTGCATAAGTGGGAGTGACAAGTTCGGAATTGTGAATTAGATTGTGCAACAGGGAAAAATCGAGGGATTCTCGCGCATCCTTCGGGCCATCCAAATCCAACGAATCGAGTCGACCACTCGGTCAATCAGGGGATCACGTTCATGATTCGAGTTGGCTTATCGGAAACGAAAAACTTTGCGGAAGGGTACGACGCCATTTTCGGCAAGTCGGCCTCGAATGCAAGCGGCGATGCCGCGACATCGGATAAGAAATCGGGCGGCAAGAAAGGCGGCAAGAAAGCCAAAGCTGCCAAGGCCGCCAAGAAAGCTGCGAAGGCTGCAAAAGCCGCCGCCGCTGCAGCTCCGGCAGCCGAATCGGCCACGGAACCCGCGAAGAAGCCGAAAGTGAAGAAGTCCGCTGCGCCGGAAGCCCCTGCCCCGGTCGCCGAAAAGCCTAAGAAGAAGAAAGCCGCCGCTGCGGAAGCTCCTGCGGCCCCGGCCCCTGCCCCGGCTGCTGCCGAAACTGCCCCCGCCAAGAAGAAGAAGAAAGCCGCAGTCGAAGCCGCTCCAGTGGTTGAAGCGACGACCCCCGCCGCCGAAGCCAAGCCTGCGAAGAAGAAGAAAGCGGCCGCCGTGGAACCGGTTGCCG
This DNA window, taken from Tuwongella immobilis, encodes the following:
- a CDS encoding DnaA/Hda family protein, which codes for MRPPASSPSADDTLARFVRLPENRSAWLAIQREVRRMVRGRRSSRLLCLHGGPGTGKTHLASGMLERVMQQLPGVSVRQLSAADYERLSAEGRPGSTIGTSQASFRMEESAGDSSGTVAGESPDLLDAQIELESLRDCDLLVVEDLQHLSDRASASLSNLFDHRQSRGRGVVLTCSPGPGLLTHLSRRLTSRMAGGLVVHLEPLSPRSRRRMVRQWIESRRLHVTPAVIHWIADHGQGGGARPLLGAVNQLEQLARLHPPPLDLPLVTGPALNLPLESGSDLERIAFRVAEQYRLPLALVRSRSRHQHAVLPRQVAMYLARQITNHSLVQIGGYFGGRDHATVLHACRKMEQRLETDVGFVAMIRSLQSELS
- the dnaN gene encoding DNA polymerase III subunit beta, whose translation is MKLQCQRDGLLLACQLVGVAVAGRTPLAILSNIKAIADNDRLILMATDREIGIRYVLQGVQIDLGGEAIFPFNRLVSILREASSDNIQIEADANRMMVTVGSSEYEMATENPAEFPDIPTFETPQSHELTAGVLRQMIRQTVFAAAKESTKYAMTGVLWEVDEDKARLVATDSKRLALIEGPAVVHGTVEKSGHTHLVPTKAMSLLEKNLNDADERVQVCLRPNEVLFQTEKATIYSRLVEGRFPPYKDIIPKKMNAKIPLPAQEFLAAVKQAAIMTEEESKRVRFEFEPGKLKLFAQGNATGRSKVELPLEFDGPALEINFDPSLLVEMLRVLEPEQEQIALELVDSTRPAVFRCGPHYLYLVMPLS
- a CDS encoding DciA family protein, producing MNRRRSKSSPEPAPQLPVFPNPSARPAGGTGIPGGTSGGATGQPNRRPSLRIDPPASDSRSGPEKFGDILGKLFAARGWGRQQERNRLERAWAESVAEVAGADVPIHTRVLGLKRGLLEVEVDSPVRLQELAQFHKRRLLEQLRSRMGGTTISDLRFRVGVWKTKGA
- a CDS encoding M20 family metallopeptidase, with amino-acid sequence MMPPLNQLLADLVSIPSVNPMGRPADGPLFFENRVTDYLEQFFRNLGVPYERQPVAPLRDNIVARFDSPGATRTLLWEVHQDTVPVDAMVIDPFAAEIRDGRLYGRGACDVKGSMAAMLTAFARLVREKPAGACNVILACTVDEEHTFLGVQELMRRGVQAEAAIVAEPTGLNIVDAHKGVTRWKLTTPGRACHSSRPDLGVNAIYRMGLVLEATARYAQQLSASRSEPRLGVPTISVGRIEGGVSVNTVPDVCTIEVDRRLLPGESGAAAHEDHLAFLRSQPGIDFELLSKPWMACPALSNELSAKITAQLGQAIDAVVGSHSVFAVPFGTDASTIAEYGIPAVVFGPGSIDQAHTNDEWIELSQVEKAVEILLEVVQGRSSVA